Part of the Flavobacterium okayamense genome, AAAAAATGATGAAACAAATAACACTTCAGGGAATGTTGTTTCGAAGCCAGTTAATCCAACTATATTTAATGTTGAAAGATTGCCAATGTTTCCTGAATGCGCTGGATTAAGTAGAACGGAGCAAAAAGCTTGTTTTGATGAACAGCTAATGAAAGCTGTAATGCGTAACCTTAGTTATCCTGATGTAGATTTGGAAAATGGAAAGCAAGGTACTGCTTTAATTGAGTTTGTAATTGATGAGAAAGGTAATATAACTAATGTTAAAGCTTTAGATAATAAAAGAGCAACTGTAACTATGCAAAAAGCAGCTGAAAAAGCAGTAAAAAAATTACCAAAATTAATTCCTGCTAAAATGGGAGAAGATAATGTTAGAATTAAATATTCAATTCCTATTTCGTTTAGAATACAATAAAAAATAAAATTATTTCACAAAAGAATCCCAATTCGTTGGGATTTTTTTATTTTTACCAAGCATAAAATTAATTTAATGGATGTTAGGCAATATTTAGATTCTACGTATCTTAAAACCGCTGAACAAGCAGGTTTAACTTTGGCTAAAAATAAAGAAGTTGTTGTTAATGCAATTCAAGAGGCAATTGATAATAATTTCAAACTTATTATGATTCGACCTGAGTTTGTAA contains:
- a CDS encoding energy transducer TonB, which translates into the protein MKKDVKLKSKTRNSFIYFQLGLIGTMLIVLFVLEFQFKEAVKEIKTFTLNEPIDEPFDGVFTIIENNDTEVKPEKVVKPQVKVPLDVTEVEVKDNDEQIKETDINTQDNVSSNEGSEIKNDETNNTSGNVVSKPVNPTIFNVERLPMFPECAGLSRTEQKACFDEQLMKAVMRNLSYPDVDLENGKQGTALIEFVIDEKGNITNVKALDNKRATVTMQKAAEKAVKKLPKLIPAKMGEDNVRIKYSIPISFRIQ